A portion of the Hymenobacter gelipurpurascens genome contains these proteins:
- a CDS encoding FtsX-like permease family protein, whose product MNVPLLIARRYFLSKKKRNIISIISNISMIGVAVGTMALIIVLSVFNGLEDLVRSLYGKSDPDLVVTAVEGKSFEVKAPLLTRLTTTRGVALVTQVIEDNALLQYHDRQMVVKMKGVSDNYHYQSNIDSAIVDGDHRLHRDGASYALLGAGVQHELSITLNNRFSPMRLLYPNNTGKKALSMNPETAFNEQSILAGGVFLIEQHIDDSYIYVPLDFAQELLKYGNRRTSLEVKVRKGNSVSDVKGALKKQLGSGFKVLDSDEQHVSLLKAIKVEKMFVFITFAFILLIASLNIFFSLSMLVIDKRKDIAVLMAMGASTRTVRNIFLFEGAIVALVGAITGLVLGVSICWAQQTFGLVSMGMATSVVDSYPVKMQAADIALTAIAIIIITISVSIRPALNASHLDVRDNL is encoded by the coding sequence GTGAACGTACCCTTGCTCATTGCCCGGCGTTATTTTCTCTCGAAGAAGAAGCGCAACATTATCAGCATCATATCGAACATCTCCATGATTGGCGTGGCGGTGGGCACTATGGCGTTGATCATCGTGCTGTCCGTGTTCAATGGGCTGGAGGATCTGGTGCGCAGTCTTTACGGCAAGTCTGACCCCGATTTGGTTGTGACGGCTGTGGAGGGAAAGTCGTTTGAGGTAAAGGCCCCGCTGCTCACGCGCCTGACCACTACGCGCGGAGTGGCCCTGGTTACCCAAGTCATTGAGGACAACGCCCTGCTCCAGTACCACGACCGCCAGATGGTGGTCAAGATGAAAGGCGTTTCCGATAACTACCACTACCAAAGCAACATCGATTCGGCCATTGTGGATGGCGACCACCGCCTGCACCGCGACGGCGCCAGCTATGCCCTGCTGGGTGCGGGCGTGCAGCACGAATTGAGCATCACGCTCAACAACCGTTTCTCTCCTATGCGCCTGCTGTACCCCAACAACACGGGTAAGAAAGCGCTGTCGATGAACCCCGAAACGGCTTTCAATGAGCAAAGTATTCTGGCTGGTGGCGTTTTCTTGATTGAGCAGCACATTGATGACAGCTACATCTATGTGCCGCTTGACTTTGCGCAGGAACTGCTGAAATACGGCAACCGGCGCACCTCCCTGGAGGTGAAAGTGCGCAAAGGCAACAGCGTCAGTGACGTAAAAGGAGCGCTAAAGAAGCAGCTGGGCTCCGGCTTCAAAGTGCTTGATTCGGATGAGCAGCACGTGAGCTTACTGAAGGCCATCAAAGTAGAAAAGATGTTCGTGTTCATCACGTTCGCCTTCATTTTGCTCATTGCCTCCCTCAATATCTTCTTTTCGCTGTCGATGCTTGTGATTGACAAGCGCAAGGATATTGCCGTGCTCATGGCCATGGGTGCCAGCACCCGTACGGTGCGCAACATCTTCCTGTTTGAAGGCGCCATTGTAGCCTTAGTGGGGGCCATAACTGGCCTAGTGCTAGGCGTGAGCATATGCTGGGCCCAGCAGACTTTTGGCCTGGTGAGCATGGGTATGGCTACTAGCGTAGTCGATTCTTACCCTGTGAAGATGCAGGCGGCCGATATCGCCCTGACCGCTATTGCTATCATTATTATTACCATCTCCGTCTCTATCCGACCAGCCCTGAACGCTTCACATTTGGATGTGAGAGATAACCTATAG
- a CDS encoding class I SAM-dependent methyltransferase produces MYYDPIKKSLGEVFNRTPLLRRIFYHLLDLLLLRTWHVHRELRKWSKGRTEEAISILDAGSGYGQYTYWMSGLSKKWEILAVDVKDEQVADSNRFFRQIGRTNAQFAVQDLVLYQQPNTFDLALSVDVMEHILEDVEVFRNIHASLKDGGMLLISTPSDQGGSDVHADGETSFIEEHVRDGYNIHEIQQKLRTAGFERIEAQYSYGEPGQVSWRLSMKYPILMLGYSKWFFVLLPFYYLVTFPFCLLLNWFDANTKHDSGTGLIVKAWK; encoded by the coding sequence TTGTACTACGACCCGATTAAGAAGTCGCTCGGCGAAGTCTTCAACCGCACTCCGCTGTTGCGGCGCATCTTCTATCATCTGCTGGATTTGTTGCTGCTCCGCACTTGGCACGTGCACCGCGAGTTGCGGAAGTGGTCGAAAGGCCGCACTGAGGAAGCCATAAGCATCCTCGACGCTGGTTCCGGCTACGGACAGTACACCTACTGGATGTCGGGCCTGAGCAAGAAGTGGGAAATTCTGGCCGTAGATGTGAAGGACGAGCAGGTGGCCGACTCCAACCGCTTCTTCCGGCAGATAGGCCGCACCAACGCCCAGTTTGCCGTGCAGGATCTGGTGCTGTATCAGCAGCCCAACACCTTCGATCTGGCCCTGTCCGTGGATGTAATGGAGCACATTCTGGAAGATGTGGAAGTGTTTCGTAACATTCACGCCTCCCTCAAGGATGGCGGCATGCTGCTCATTTCCACCCCCTCTGACCAGGGCGGCTCCGATGTGCACGCCGATGGCGAAACCAGCTTCATTGAGGAGCACGTGCGCGATGGCTACAACATCCACGAGATTCAGCAGAAGCTCCGTACGGCCGGCTTTGAGCGCATTGAGGCGCAGTACAGCTATGGTGAGCCCGGCCAGGTTTCGTGGCGCCTTAGCATGAAGTACCCTATCCTCATGCTTGGCTACTCCAAATGGTTTTTCGTGCTGCTGCCCTTCTATTATCTGGTTACGTTTCCGTTCTGCCTGTTGCTGAACTGGTTCGATGCCAATACCAAGCACGACTCCGGCACGGGCCTCATCGTGAAAGCCTGGAAATAG
- a CDS encoding ribosome-binding factor A, protein MESKRQQKVASLLQQELAAVFQRDLPHLFPGLPPGISLVRVSPDLGVARVYLSLLLAKDAQAQQVLVEDNVKVIRQALAKRVGKQLRIVPDLQFFIDDSAAYAAHMDKVFGDLHIPPAPAEGESDTDTDGQKPQRPKLFADEDE, encoded by the coding sequence ATGGAAAGCAAACGACAGCAAAAAGTAGCCAGCCTGCTCCAGCAGGAACTGGCCGCCGTATTTCAGCGCGACCTCCCGCACTTGTTCCCGGGCTTACCACCGGGCATTAGCCTGGTGCGCGTTTCGCCCGACTTAGGCGTGGCCCGCGTGTACCTGAGCCTGCTATTGGCCAAAGATGCCCAGGCCCAGCAGGTATTGGTAGAGGATAACGTAAAGGTGATTCGGCAGGCCCTGGCCAAGCGTGTAGGCAAGCAGCTGCGCATTGTGCCCGACCTGCAGTTCTTCATTGATGACTCGGCGGCCTACGCGGCCCACATGGACAAAGTGTTCGGCGACCTGCACATTCCGCCGGCCCCCGCCGAAGGCGAGTCCGATACCGACACCGACGGCCAAAAGCCCCAGCGTCCCAAGCTGTTCGCCGACGAAGACGAGTAG